In Thiovibrio frasassiensis, one DNA window encodes the following:
- a CDS encoding DUF302 domain-containing protein: MKQEDLYLAETGKSPAEFARDFAEVVTKYGFIINNADTMDMGKTFRAHGAQAGQDFDLHMIQICKPEKAAKSLAANPERSVLMPKFVMAFSKEGKTQLRFLSYNTEDISLIVADAVFPGSLAESFQKIREMIDEAR; the protein is encoded by the coding sequence ATGAAGCAGGAAGATCTCTACCTTGCGGAAACGGGCAAATCCCCGGCGGAATTTGCCCGGGATTTTGCAGAGGTTGTCACCAAGTACGGCTTTATCATTAACAATGCCGACACCATGGATATGGGCAAGACCTTTCGGGCGCACGGGGCTCAAGCAGGGCAGGATTTTGATCTCCACATGATCCAGATCTGCAAGCCGGAAAAGGCGGCAAAAAGTCTTGCCGCCAACCCGGAACGCTCGGTCCTGATGCCCAAGTTTGTCATGGCCTTTTCCAAGGAGGGCAAGACCCAGCTGCGATTTTTAAGCTACAACACCGAGGACATCAGCCTAATTGTCGCCGATGCGGTTTTTCCCGGTTCGCTGGCGGAATCTTTTCAGAAGATCCGCGAGATGATTGACGAGGCGCGATAA
- a CDS encoding FAD-dependent oxidoreductase, protein MGKKIVIIGGVAAGPKSACRVKRLMPDAEVTIIDQDNLISYGGCGIPYYVSGDVSDEKELRNTSFHMTRDEAFFLKAKGVTAKTNTRALSIDRKEKLVLVEDITSGTQESIPYDNLVITTGARPNVLPIPGADLDGVFTISDLHKAIAIKERIAKGEVSRVVVIGGGAIGIEMAEAFTDLWGIETTILEFMPQIMPRLVDWDFAKMLETHLQESGVTVFTGEAASAIEGKDGKVCRVVTPKRTLEADLVVMAVGVRARSELAQAAGLLVSPMGNIVVNERLQTSDPNIYAAGDCIEVKNIITGKGSIAPMGSLANREGRIVGDNLAGIPTKYKGWIGSFIMKAFEHSIAATGLSLDAALAEGFAAAAVTTAQSDRAHFFPTQAVIPLRIIFDTKTRKVLGCQGFGPMSDAVLARIDAAAAIIGQGGTIDDLSQLEMAYAPPFATALDALNATANVADNLAAGRLRYVSTREFLNWMDDFASQPDWVALDLRHSNEAGSFVEKYTKEKWLSVPYIEIRDRYQELPKDKTMLIICDAGTRSSEIQIVLDHFGLTNNLVLGGGFNLIRRMGVAWWPN, encoded by the coding sequence ATGGGAAAAAAAATCGTGATCATCGGCGGGGTTGCCGCCGGACCAAAATCCGCCTGCCGAGTCAAACGCCTCATGCCCGATGCCGAAGTAACCATCATTGATCAGGACAATCTGATCTCTTACGGCGGCTGCGGTATCCCCTATTATGTGTCGGGCGATGTCTCCGACGAAAAGGAGCTCAGAAACACCAGCTTTCACATGACCCGGGACGAAGCCTTTTTCCTCAAGGCCAAGGGGGTCACGGCCAAAACCAACACCCGCGCCCTCTCCATCGACCGCAAGGAAAAACTCGTTCTGGTTGAAGACATCACCTCCGGCACCCAGGAGTCCATCCCCTACGACAACCTGGTCATCACCACCGGCGCCCGCCCCAATGTCCTCCCCATTCCCGGGGCGGATCTCGACGGGGTGTTCACCATCAGCGACCTGCACAAGGCCATTGCCATCAAGGAGCGGATCGCCAAGGGCGAGGTAAGCCGGGTCGTGGTCATCGGCGGCGGCGCCATCGGCATTGAGATGGCCGAGGCCTTCACCGATCTGTGGGGAATCGAAACCACCATCCTCGAGTTCATGCCCCAAATCATGCCCCGCCTGGTTGACTGGGATTTTGCCAAAATGCTGGAAACCCACCTTCAGGAAAGCGGGGTGACGGTTTTCACCGGCGAGGCAGCCTCGGCCATCGAAGGAAAAGACGGCAAGGTCTGCCGGGTCGTCACCCCCAAGCGGACTCTGGAGGCGGATCTGGTCGTGATGGCCGTGGGGGTTCGGGCACGCAGTGAACTGGCCCAGGCGGCCGGGCTTCTCGTCTCGCCCATGGGCAACATCGTGGTCAACGAGCGGCTGCAGACCTCGGACCCCAACATCTACGCGGCTGGCGACTGCATCGAGGTGAAAAACATCATCACCGGCAAAGGCTCCATCGCACCCATGGGCTCGCTGGCCAACCGCGAAGGGCGGATCGTCGGGGACAACCTGGCGGGCATCCCCACCAAATACAAGGGATGGATCGGCAGCTTCATCATGAAAGCCTTTGAACACAGCATCGCCGCCACCGGCCTTTCCCTGGACGCGGCCCTGGCCGAGGGGTTTGCCGCGGCCGCCGTGACCACCGCCCAGTCCGACCGGGCCCATTTTTTCCCCACCCAGGCCGTTATTCCGCTCCGGATCATCTTTGACACCAAAACCCGCAAGGTTCTTGGCTGCCAGGGCTTCGGCCCCATGAGCGACGCGGTGTTGGCCCGGATCGATGCAGCCGCCGCGATCATCGGCCAAGGCGGCACCATCGACGACCTCAGCCAGCTGGAAATGGCCTACGCCCCACCCTTTGCCACGGCGCTCGACGCCCTCAACGCCACCGCCAACGTGGCCGACAATCTGGCCGCCGGACGGCTGCGTTATGTGAGCACCAGGGAGTTTCTCAACTGGATGGACGATTTTGCCAGCCAGCCGGACTGGGTGGCCCTGGATCTCCGCCACTCCAACGAGGCCGGGTCTTTTGTCGAGAAATACACCAAGGAAAAATGGCTCTCCGTTCCCTACATCGAGATCCGGGACCGGTATCAGGAGTTGCCCAAAGACAAGACCATGCTCATCATCTGCGATGCAGGCACCCGCTCTTCCGAAATCCAGATTGTCCTCGACCATTTCGGCCTTACAAACAACCTGGTCCTCGGCGGCGGCTTTAACCTCATCCGCCGCATGGGCGTTGCCTGGTGGCCCAACTGA
- a CDS encoding phospholipase D-like domain-containing protein yields the protein MAQLIPLTLPQWRVVSRAIPLAAILLCCLLGAGPAAARSKTETPSPGSGTVQTLPDATYGDTLAKQIQAASQRIDLAMFLFKTSPSGNNRPAGLARDLIAARQRGVAVRVILEYSNYDPKLNRANQETAEALRKGGVTVLFDSPKRTSHAKLAVIDRRYCLVGSHNLTQSALSHNHEFSLLLDNPALAEEILAYMETLLP from the coding sequence GTGGCCCAACTGATTCCGTTAACTCTCCCACAATGGCGGGTGGTCTCCAGGGCAATCCCCTTGGCGGCCATCCTCCTGTGCTGCCTGCTTGGCGCAGGGCCTGCTGCCGCGCGCAGCAAGACGGAAACGCCATCTCCCGGAAGCGGAACCGTTCAGACCTTACCCGATGCAACCTATGGCGACACCCTTGCCAAACAGATCCAAGCCGCAAGCCAGCGCATTGATCTCGCCATGTTTCTCTTCAAAACAAGCCCGTCCGGCAACAACCGGCCGGCAGGGCTGGCCAGGGATCTCATTGCGGCCAGACAACGGGGGGTGGCGGTCCGGGTTATCCTGGAATATTCCAACTATGACCCAAAACTCAATCGGGCGAACCAGGAGACAGCGGAAGCCTTAAGAAAAGGCGGGGTCACGGTGCTTTTCGACTCCCCCAAGCGGACCAGTCATGCCAAGCTGGCGGTTATTGATCGCCGTTACTGCCTGGTGGGGAGCCACAATCTCACCCAGTCGGCTCTGAGCCACAACCATGAGTTTTCCCTGCTTCTGGACAACCCAGCGCTCGCCGAGGAGATCCTGGCCTACATGGAGACACTCTTGCCGTAA